Proteins found in one archaeon genomic segment:
- a CDS encoding DNA-binding protein, which yields MNVRDLRDGMRRVDAEGEIAEMAEPRTVNLRTGGEARVMDCMLKDESGQIKLSLWDDQIDMVKQGSKVKVTNGYTNSFRGELRLNVGKYGKLDVIEA from the coding sequence ATGAACGTCCGAGACTTACGCGATGGGATGCGAAGGGTAGATGCCGAAGGCGAGATTGCCGAGATGGCTGAGCCGCGCACAGTCAACCTGAGGACTGGGGGAGAGGCGAGGGTGATGGACTGCATGCTCAAAGACGAGAGCGGCCAGATCAAGCTCTCGTTGTGGGACGATCAGATTGACATGGTCAAGCAGGGGTCGAAGGTGAAGGTGACCAACGGCTACACGAACAGCTTCAGGGGAGAGTTGCGTCTGAATGTGGGCAAGTACGGAAAACTAGACGTTATAGAAGCCTGA
- a CDS encoding glycosyltransferase — protein MTSGHAGGPITDFSIGICATGTAPNTPTLVTAYLSESDREGLPLRRLVVALSECPPSLLHAVKAIQKRDGRVEIIQESRRSGKAVAINRIMDIAEGHLLVLSNSDAHPGPGSLTKLVTEAASDSSIGTLAAVPRVLGGRGVASSLAGLMWAAHNVSSSALNHMSISNHTCDELFVVRLASVDALPPDTVNDGAFLAATARRKGYSVKVLETATVGVEVPRRVTDLIAQRRRILFGHAQVWKSSGRAPLTVESLMLVRLRLGLSLLVRTLARNPRFLLVLPVAVVTELLALVLSISDSGANSKHAVWKRTQ, from the coding sequence ATGACTTCGGGGCACGCCGGCGGCCCCATCACTGACTTCTCAATCGGAATCTGCGCGACCGGCACTGCGCCCAACACCCCGACACTGGTCACCGCCTATCTCTCCGAATCCGACCGTGAGGGACTTCCCCTCCGGAGGCTAGTCGTCGCTCTGAGCGAATGTCCTCCTTCGCTCCTCCACGCAGTAAAGGCAATCCAGAAACGAGACGGGCGCGTCGAGATAATCCAAGAGTCCAGACGGTCCGGAAAGGCTGTCGCGATCAACCGCATAATGGACATCGCAGAAGGCCACCTCCTCGTCCTCTCCAACTCCGACGCTCATCCCGGCCCTGGTTCCCTGACGAAGCTTGTCACCGAAGCGGCTTCCGACAGTTCGATCGGGACCCTCGCGGCCGTTCCCAGGGTCCTCGGAGGCAGGGGCGTCGCGTCTTCTCTTGCAGGTCTGATGTGGGCGGCGCACAACGTCAGCTCGAGCGCACTCAACCACATGAGCATCTCCAACCACACCTGCGACGAGCTCTTCGTCGTGCGCCTGGCGAGCGTTGATGCCCTCCCGCCCGATACGGTCAACGACGGGGCCTTCCTGGCGGCCACAGCTAGGAGGAAAGGCTACTCGGTCAAGGTCCTCGAAACGGCTACGGTCGGCGTGGAAGTCCCTCGGCGGGTGACCGACCTGATCGCACAGCGGAGGCGGATCCTCTTCGGGCACGCCCAGGTCTGGAAGTCTTCGGGCCGAGCTCCGTTGACGGTCGAGTCGTTGATGCTGGTCCGCCTGCGCCTAGGGCTCAGCCTCCTCGTCCGTACCTTGGCGAGGAATCCCAGATTCCTGCTCGTCCTCCCAGTGGCGGTCGTCACCGAGCTGCTGGCCCTCGTGCTCTCGATATCGGACTCCGGCGCCAACTCCAAGCACGCGGTCTGGAAGAGAACGCAATGA
- a CDS encoding nitroreductase family deazaflavin-dependent oxidoreductase has protein sequence MSDPGSLLRLQTVGRKSGRPHSVLLRYVTYDGRIVVFPQKGSSQDWVKNLSEGPAVVVHANGKAIEGVASVKESRGLDDPRYSVFTRKYGTKVVRDRYWGQTTYIEIEPRSESPVDLDELVYGDLEAAFDGVAENYDHHILDNPMNLWLRNRSVDVMTRVFRPGETILEIGCGTGTETLVLARKGIKVIASDISSKMLEVLARKASAAGLGGSIVPVHSRPYELNEKLALLGYHQVDGVYSTYGAVNTEPRLAEMFSTVQKLLRPGGKLVLGVWNRYCLYEILGYSLKLRPSMAIARFRNPVPVGKSRFCIASNAYSVSGVSDVLGAYELEEVIGVGILLPPSNLLRYLPPGRLLGLFKRADAALQAYFPWNRLGDHFIGVYSLRA, from the coding sequence TTGTCCGACCCTGGGAGTCTCCTCCGCCTCCAGACCGTCGGCCGTAAGAGCGGAAGGCCCCACAGTGTCCTCCTGAGGTATGTCACCTACGACGGAAGAATCGTCGTCTTCCCCCAGAAGGGCTCGTCTCAGGATTGGGTGAAGAACCTGTCAGAGGGACCGGCAGTGGTCGTCCACGCCAACGGGAAAGCCATAGAGGGGGTTGCTTCTGTAAAGGAGTCTAGGGGTCTGGACGATCCGAGGTACTCGGTCTTCACCCGCAAGTATGGGACAAAGGTGGTGCGTGACAGGTACTGGGGCCAGACCACGTACATCGAGATTGAGCCGAGGTCTGAGAGCCCAGTCGACCTCGACGAGCTCGTCTACGGGGACCTCGAGGCGGCCTTCGACGGAGTCGCGGAGAACTACGACCACCACATCCTCGACAACCCGATGAATCTGTGGCTCAGGAACCGTTCAGTCGATGTCATGACGCGGGTCTTCAGGCCCGGTGAGACCATCCTCGAAATCGGATGCGGAACTGGCACTGAAACCCTCGTCCTCGCCCGCAAGGGAATCAAAGTCATAGCCTCAGACATCTCGTCCAAGATGCTCGAGGTCCTCGCCAGGAAAGCAAGCGCAGCGGGCCTCGGCGGCTCGATAGTCCCCGTACACTCCCGACCCTACGAGCTGAATGAGAAGCTGGCTCTGCTAGGCTACCATCAGGTCGACGGTGTCTACTCAACGTACGGGGCAGTCAACACGGAGCCGAGACTCGCCGAAATGTTCTCGACCGTCCAGAAGCTGCTGCGCCCCGGAGGAAAACTCGTGCTCGGCGTCTGGAACCGATACTGCCTGTACGAAATCCTCGGATACTCACTCAAGCTGCGCCCGTCGATGGCCATCGCTAGGTTCAGGAATCCCGTCCCTGTCGGGAAGTCGAGGTTCTGCATCGCTTCGAACGCCTATTCGGTCTCGGGTGTGTCCGACGTGCTCGGGGCTTACGAACTGGAGGAGGTCATCGGAGTGGGGATACTCCTCCCTCCCTCGAACCTCCTCAGGTACTTGCCGCCGGGCAGGCTCCTCGGCCTCTTCAAGAGGGCCGACGCGGCCCTCCAGGCCTACTTCCCTTGGAACAGGCTGGGCGACCACTTTATCGGAGTGTACTCGCTGCGTGCGTGA
- a CDS encoding glycosyltransferase family 2 protein, translating into MRDLTIFVCTYNSALTLEKCLTSVTNCEPDSKVVVIDHDSTDSTTVIAERFGAEVHRENVGLGYARQLALELAESRYFAFVDGDEEVTNPLFFRCAAKRLEASVVGAVVGMAEGHRFTYGLPMGMTVFRSEDFRGKVIPPGIDAREEYFVQRRLRSLGLRTVFLSDAKVHRSQYRKFKPEWEGANTRLACGLSLRQLLFALKVTLLLSLNSRSFRNMAYVPVFYLRFLRGFAKPQPWRRLRLAL; encoded by the coding sequence GTGCGTGACCTCACAATTTTCGTGTGCACTTACAACTCAGCCTTGACCCTTGAGAAGTGTCTGACGAGCGTAACCAATTGCGAACCCGACTCCAAGGTTGTTGTGATTGACCACGATAGCACCGACTCTACGACCGTCATAGCCGAGAGGTTCGGGGCCGAGGTCCATCGGGAGAATGTGGGCCTCGGATACGCCAGGCAGCTGGCCCTCGAATTGGCGGAGTCACGTTACTTTGCGTTCGTCGACGGCGATGAAGAAGTGACGAACCCGCTCTTCTTCAGGTGCGCTGCAAAGAGGCTCGAAGCCTCAGTAGTAGGAGCTGTGGTCGGGATGGCCGAGGGCCACAGATTCACCTACGGACTTCCCATGGGAATGACCGTCTTCAGGTCCGAAGACTTCCGGGGTAAGGTCATACCTCCAGGGATTGACGCGAGGGAGGAGTACTTCGTCCAGCGGAGGCTTAGGAGCCTCGGACTTCGAACAGTATTCCTCTCGGACGCTAAGGTCCACCGGTCCCAGTACAGGAAGTTCAAGCCCGAGTGGGAAGGGGCAAACACCCGCCTCGCCTGCGGGCTCAGTCTGCGCCAGCTCCTCTTCGCCCTGAAGGTCACCCTCCTCCTGAGCCTCAACAGCAGGAGCTTCAGGAACATGGCCTACGTCCCTGTCTTCTACCTGAGGTTCCTCAGGGGGTTCGCCAAGCCCCAGCCGTGGAGGAGGCTGAGGCTCGCACTTTGA
- a CDS encoding glycosyltransferase: MPMILLGASLALSVAFFVYGLNTLHLTFRAGRYRPAHPARLSTKPDVAIHLPVYNELYVVQRLLTACAGVAASYGPDKVKVYVIDDSTDETSAKIDEVVRDHSSKGISFEVIRRGSREGFKAGALEAALKITEEKYVAVFDADFVPPPDFLEEPVAVLEGDPAVGFVQARWGHLDRNFNSVTESIAIGVDAHFLLEQQGRNASGYLMNFNGSAGVIRSEAIRMCGGWSPDTLAEDLDLSYRMQLAGYRGVYLRDLEVPAELPPTIASLKRQQGRWARGSLQTATKLLGPIRRSEKLTRTQKFQAGVHLTYYLVHPLMVASFLLAVAAVFLNINVISYAVSISIPNISGGSGSVGTALMTISVIPWVVFSVLVGASTLAVLFYCVQAVRYQRLGLLGKVRRVALLVVLGYGISISNSVYALKGIFSRKRGTFLRTPKYAVVHAGEEWRGKKYQIPVNSAALLEAGAVGIALASLASALRNGNLGILPILLVYLTGYSFVLYLSLRQTPGARARLDR; encoded by the coding sequence ATGCCTATGATACTCCTGGGCGCTTCGCTCGCCCTCAGCGTCGCCTTCTTCGTCTACGGCCTCAACACGCTCCACCTTACCTTCAGAGCGGGCCGCTACCGGCCGGCCCACCCAGCCAGACTCTCGACAAAGCCCGATGTCGCGATCCATCTCCCGGTCTACAACGAGCTGTACGTGGTCCAGAGGCTTCTGACCGCCTGCGCGGGAGTCGCCGCCAGCTACGGACCGGACAAGGTCAAGGTGTACGTCATTGACGACTCGACAGACGAGACGAGCGCCAAGATCGACGAGGTCGTGAGGGATCACTCGTCGAAAGGCATCTCGTTCGAGGTGATCAGGCGAGGGAGTCGCGAGGGCTTCAAGGCAGGAGCGCTGGAGGCAGCCCTCAAGATCACAGAGGAGAAGTACGTGGCAGTCTTCGACGCCGACTTCGTCCCGCCTCCCGACTTCCTCGAAGAGCCGGTCGCGGTCCTCGAGGGCGACCCAGCGGTCGGCTTTGTCCAAGCGAGATGGGGACACCTGGACAGGAACTTCAACTCCGTGACCGAGTCGATCGCGATCGGAGTCGATGCCCACTTCCTCCTCGAACAGCAGGGAAGGAACGCGAGCGGGTACCTGATGAACTTCAACGGGAGCGCCGGTGTGATAAGGTCGGAGGCCATCCGCATGTGCGGCGGGTGGAGCCCCGACACCCTCGCCGAGGACCTTGACCTGAGCTACAGGATGCAGCTTGCCGGCTACAGGGGGGTCTACCTCAGAGACCTCGAGGTGCCGGCAGAGCTCCCTCCGACGATAGCGAGCCTGAAGAGGCAGCAGGGCAGGTGGGCGAGGGGATCTCTGCAGACGGCGACCAAGCTCCTGGGGCCCATCCGGAGGTCCGAGAAGCTCACCCGGACGCAAAAATTCCAGGCCGGCGTCCACCTGACCTATTACCTGGTCCACCCGCTGATGGTCGCCTCTTTCCTTCTGGCCGTCGCAGCCGTCTTCCTGAACATCAACGTGATCAGCTATGCCGTCAGCATCTCAATACCCAACATCTCGGGCGGCTCAGGGTCCGTCGGAACCGCACTGATGACCATCAGCGTCATCCCCTGGGTCGTCTTCTCAGTGCTCGTGGGCGCCTCCACCCTGGCCGTTCTCTTCTACTGCGTCCAGGCGGTCCGCTACCAGAGGCTCGGGCTCTTGGGCAAGGTCCGGAGGGTCGCCCTTCTCGTGGTCTTGGGGTACGGGATCAGCATCAGCAATTCAGTCTACGCACTGAAGGGGATATTCTCACGGAAGAGGGGAACCTTCCTCAGGACGCCGAAGTATGCGGTGGTCCACGCCGGAGAAGAGTGGCGGGGAAAGAAGTATCAGATTCCGGTGAATTCGGCGGCCCTATTGGAGGCAGGAGCGGTAGGAATCGCCCTGGCCTCGTTGGCCTCGGCTCTGAGGAATGGAAACCTTGGCATCCTCCCCATCCTCCTCGTGTACCTGACCGGGTATTCGTTTGTCCTGTACCTCAGCCTTCGCCAGACCCCCGGAGCCAGGGCCCGCCTCGACCGCTGA
- a CDS encoding dual specificity protein phosphatase family protein: MGTGGLFLRRLRAKVSEEPTGFVWIEKGRLAASGYPASRSQIEWLRKKGVGVILTLTEKPLPDELKEGFGISFEHVPMKDHEPPSEESLEQAAKSIESGLGSGKMILVHCLAGQGRTGCALAAYLVDAGKVGADEAIRELRKIKPEFIEGSQEEAVRRFCP, translated from the coding sequence ATGGGTACAGGTGGACTCTTCCTCAGAAGACTCAGGGCGAAGGTCTCCGAAGAGCCGACTGGGTTTGTCTGGATCGAGAAGGGAAGGCTCGCGGCCTCTGGTTACCCCGCCTCCAGAAGTCAGATTGAATGGCTCCGAAAAAAAGGGGTCGGCGTCATCCTCACCCTCACCGAGAAACCGCTGCCTGACGAGCTGAAAGAGGGGTTTGGTATCTCGTTTGAGCACGTGCCGATGAAGGACCATGAACCTCCAAGCGAAGAGAGCTTGGAGCAAGCGGCGAAGAGCATCGAAAGCGGACTCGGGTCGGGGAAGATGATTCTCGTGCACTGCCTGGCTGGGCAGGGGCGGACCGGGTGCGCCCTGGCTGCCTACCTGGTTGACGCCGGCAAGGTCGGCGCGGACGAGGCGATCAGAGAGTTAAGAAAGATCAAGCCCGAGTTCATCGAAGGGTCTCAAGAAGAGGCCGTCCGCAGGTTCTGCCCCTAG
- a CDS encoding winged helix-turn-helix transcriptional regulator codes for MPEDQELRRVLWFVLGGARGGENRARILDELSQRPLNMNQLSERLGVDYRTIMHHVGVLKANSLVEAQGEKYGAMYFLTPRMQAGIETFREIASSLKFVKRRPSGAPGTD; via the coding sequence TTGCCAGAGGACCAGGAGCTTCGCCGCGTGCTGTGGTTCGTCCTGGGAGGAGCCAGGGGAGGAGAGAACAGGGCGAGGATCCTCGATGAGCTCAGCCAGAGGCCGCTCAACATGAACCAGCTCTCAGAGAGGCTCGGGGTCGACTACAGGACGATAATGCACCACGTCGGCGTCCTCAAGGCGAATTCCTTGGTCGAGGCGCAGGGGGAGAAGTACGGCGCGATGTACTTCCTTACTCCTAGGATGCAGGCGGGCATCGAGACGTTCAGGGAGATAGCCTCATCTCTGAAGTTCGTGAAGAGACGGCCATCAGGCGCGCCCGGCACCGATTAA
- a CDS encoding cysteine dioxygenase family protein, with amino-acid sequence MAPPYGLKDFAADAERELAGGAGALGRLKPLLQRLVQGEGSIPAAAFLPRKDRFAMNLLHLPQDKSFSIIGGVWTPGQTTPIHDHLTWAMVGVYEGKEREALFRRMDDGKVPGRASLELVSEKDNEKGNVTVLGEAGIHRVDNPFPGHAYSIHVYGRDIGPTKRHSYDPETGEVSKFVSGYCNVLRDEDIF; translated from the coding sequence GTGGCTCCCCCCTATGGCTTGAAGGACTTCGCCGCTGACGCCGAGAGGGAGCTGGCCGGCGGCGCAGGGGCCCTTGGGCGCCTGAAGCCGCTGCTGCAAAGGCTGGTCCAGGGTGAAGGCTCGATACCCGCGGCTGCTTTCCTTCCTAGGAAGGACAGGTTCGCAATGAACCTCCTCCACCTGCCGCAGGACAAGTCCTTCTCTATCATAGGAGGTGTCTGGACGCCTGGCCAGACGACGCCGATTCACGACCATCTGACATGGGCGATGGTGGGGGTGTACGAAGGAAAGGAGAGGGAGGCGCTCTTCAGGCGGATGGACGACGGGAAGGTGCCTGGCAGGGCGAGCCTCGAGCTGGTCAGCGAGAAGGACAACGAGAAGGGGAACGTGACCGTCCTGGGCGAGGCCGGAATACACAGGGTGGACAATCCGTTCCCGGGCCACGCCTACAGCATCCATGTCTACGGAAGGGACATCGGGCCCACCAAGAGGCACAGCTACGACCCGGAGACGGGAGAGGTGAGCAAGTTCGTCAGCGGGTACTGTAACGTTCTGCGGGACGAAGACATCTTCTAG